A genomic stretch from Candidatus Avedoeria danica includes:
- a CDS encoding SBBP repeat-containing protein → MLKHWNARIIMALAALGLVAVANGSVVHGKPAEMPSQEVTGGRLGFIPNGGQWDEAVQFHTESGGVDVWLQRDGYTYAVANDHTGEAPILTGNEPDVVDPQGVYSADVHAVRVTFEGASEATALLPTGQQAGKHNWLVGPEEDWVTDLNAYGGVSYRDVWPGIEASVRTGGGPMAVGQQAPGGQSVVKWSYHLAPNADPSQIQLRFEGADSVAIENGLLKIGTQLGDFTETGLIAFQDVAGERRAVSAEFTLVGDTVGFAVGAYNPALPLVIDPVVLFSRRFGGSSTDLSSGISRDGAGNLYTSGWTASTNYPTQSGFQNAANVTYDCFVTKTNADNSALTYSTYIGSNSTDADCRSVLNPNNEVILSAITFSTLWVGAPFLIGTPGGTPDVGMVILNAAGNGLVASARVGATSSDYAHGLARMPNGNIVVTGQTFSTTGWPALGGFRPALIGSPDGFAIVLNSGISAATAFSYFGGNSSDYGGGVAVDASNNIYAMYGTLSTDPTLIGGGGGNYDVGVAKFNSTLTAQTYNSRFGGNSTEPFSPCDTCAPGTLYQTDNSLIAVDAAGRVYVTGATASTDYPTTAGSFQPAASAVYDGFVTIVNAAGNGLAASSYLGGNSTDTGKAIGIDGGGRVYVAGHTAATNFPTTPGEVQGTNAGNYDYFRTIFLPDLSDIVCSTYWGGNSTDHVADMEIVGNYKTILSGTTASANFPQIPSGSTVFGGGGGYDIGNAYLNCGGANLVITNSALTNRGSVRTSVSPIAFPDGNGAEPMAVQPPAAEADAAAPVAADGAVLPYAVQQLPENEECLAPGNFVQITIEITNTGLSDQLGAGPEYVASWDGGLLAGQPGSCAFFVGAGNCQVSASSVSVDADIPSGGVIQFAWMVRIAGGLAAGTVIPVNQTLFYDTDDDGINESFPQDALGFTLNCFPTVWPNNQLGKQVHLPILNFQGQDDVCESWIEVQNIGCRIAKAALVTWGEPGFCPPQAAGPLKVECTGLLKPGSTWNLYGAQVPTGSKSGILFKLSARQLSEDGIDVIPEDDITGDYVCEVLFFNVVGDADDYRRFKKAYNEGLVFDGIDMVRASGDGLLAVDVHRSCPGDATPGVDVTSKYNGLAGTHLGTYDEVYGGYSYYVPLVYASAAGFNTIIYIQNGGLMCSSLEIWFKARDDCLRATICDIATLAPGETYQLDANDCVGPDFQGSAWIRSTQVMGIAVDIIGGDVLMTYVGEPGEINYTFDPNKSTTRDGNQVAFAPLTYSEYQGWDAGIQVQNLSAVFAAKVKIYFLDRGGDIITTLVDWVCPRGSQTFFLPVVFDLPGNWVGSARAESQEWISPGSPNVLAPNIVGIVTLIKYTDVARTSKSEAIAYNMLPEHKIYDWQLGFGGGGLDSGIGLIAIPSLLKDLENSGLTSEIAIANVVPKPGFTDLVIYFYDQNGLLDYVCQKLNEKQVEYIDLQTWGYISDGFKGSAIISAWFWEHDVFDDTGFFLRNLVGLGAVSVERKGDALGRGRTGRRVGG, encoded by the coding sequence ATGTTGAAACACTGGAATGCGCGAATCATCATGGCGTTGGCGGCGCTCGGCCTCGTGGCCGTGGCCAACGGCTCAGTGGTCCATGGCAAGCCGGCCGAGATGCCTTCACAGGAAGTCACCGGCGGGCGGTTGGGGTTCATCCCCAACGGTGGGCAGTGGGACGAGGCTGTCCAGTTCCACACCGAGAGTGGCGGTGTGGACGTCTGGCTGCAGCGGGACGGCTACACCTATGCCGTCGCGAACGACCACACCGGTGAGGCCCCGATCCTCACGGGCAATGAGCCCGACGTGGTTGACCCGCAGGGCGTCTACAGCGCCGACGTCCACGCGGTGCGCGTGACGTTCGAGGGCGCATCCGAGGCCACGGCGCTCCTGCCCACCGGCCAGCAGGCGGGCAAGCACAACTGGCTCGTCGGTCCGGAAGAGGACTGGGTCACGGACCTGAACGCCTACGGTGGCGTGAGCTACCGTGACGTCTGGCCGGGCATCGAGGCCTCGGTCCGCACCGGCGGCGGCCCGATGGCCGTTGGTCAGCAGGCGCCCGGTGGCCAGTCGGTCGTGAAGTGGAGCTACCACCTCGCGCCGAACGCCGACCCGTCGCAGATCCAGCTTCGCTTCGAGGGCGCGGACAGCGTCGCGATCGAGAACGGGTTGCTGAAGATCGGTACCCAGCTCGGTGACTTCACCGAGACCGGGCTGATCGCGTTCCAGGACGTCGCGGGCGAGCGCCGCGCGGTGAGCGCGGAGTTCACGCTGGTCGGCGACACCGTCGGCTTCGCGGTCGGCGCCTACAACCCGGCGCTGCCGCTCGTCATCGACCCGGTCGTCCTCTTCTCGCGCCGCTTCGGCGGCAGCTCGACCGACCTGTCGTCCGGCATTTCGCGCGACGGGGCCGGCAACCTCTACACCTCCGGCTGGACGGCGTCGACGAACTACCCGACGCAGAGCGGCTTCCAGAACGCGGCCAACGTTACCTATGACTGCTTCGTCACGAAGACGAACGCCGACAACTCGGCGCTCACGTACTCGACGTACATCGGCAGCAACAGCACGGACGCGGACTGCCGCAGCGTGCTCAACCCGAACAACGAAGTGATCCTCTCGGCGATCACGTTCAGCACGCTCTGGGTCGGCGCGCCGTTCCTCATCGGCACGCCCGGCGGGACGCCCGATGTCGGCATGGTCATCCTGAACGCGGCCGGCAACGGCCTCGTCGCCTCGGCCCGCGTCGGCGCGACCAGCAGCGACTACGCGCACGGTCTCGCCCGCATGCCCAACGGCAACATCGTCGTCACCGGCCAGACGTTCTCGACGACCGGCTGGCCGGCGCTCGGCGGCTTCCGCCCGGCCCTCATCGGCTCGCCGGACGGCTTCGCGATCGTCCTGAACAGCGGCATCTCCGCTGCGACGGCGTTCTCGTACTTCGGCGGCAACAGCTCGGACTACGGCGGCGGCGTCGCGGTCGACGCCAGCAACAACATCTACGCGATGTACGGCACGCTTTCGACGGATCCGACGCTCATCGGTGGCGGCGGCGGCAACTACGACGTCGGCGTGGCCAAGTTCAACTCCACGTTGACGGCGCAGACCTACAACTCGCGCTTCGGCGGTAACTCGACCGAGCCGTTCAGCCCGTGCGACACGTGTGCGCCGGGCACGCTCTACCAGACGGACAATAGCCTGATCGCCGTCGACGCCGCGGGCCGCGTGTACGTCACCGGCGCGACGGCATCGACGGACTACCCGACGACGGCCGGCTCGTTCCAGCCGGCGGCCTCGGCGGTGTACGACGGCTTCGTGACGATCGTCAACGCCGCGGGTAACGGGCTTGCGGCGTCGTCGTACCTCGGCGGCAACAGCACGGACACCGGCAAAGCGATTGGGATCGACGGCGGCGGCCGGGTCTACGTGGCCGGCCACACCGCCGCCACCAACTTCCCGACGACGCCGGGCGAGGTCCAGGGGACGAACGCCGGCAACTACGATTACTTCCGGACGATCTTCCTGCCTGACCTCAGCGACATCGTTTGCAGCACCTACTGGGGCGGCAACAGCACGGACCATGTCGCGGACATGGAGATCGTCGGCAACTACAAGACGATCCTGAGCGGCACGACCGCCAGCGCGAACTTCCCGCAGATCCCGAGCGGCTCGACCGTCTTCGGCGGCGGAGGCGGTTACGACATCGGCAACGCCTACCTGAACTGCGGCGGCGCCAACCTCGTCATCACGAACTCGGCGCTGACGAACCGCGGCTCGGTCCGCACGTCCGTCAGCCCGATCGCGTTCCCGGACGGCAACGGCGCCGAGCCGATGGCGGTCCAGCCGCCGGCGGCCGAGGCCGACGCGGCGGCGCCGGTGGCGGCGGACGGGGCCGTCCTGCCGTACGCGGTGCAGCAGCTGCCGGAGAACGAGGAGTGCCTCGCGCCCGGCAACTTCGTCCAGATCACGATCGAGATCACGAACACCGGCCTCTCGGATCAGCTGGGCGCCGGGCCGGAGTACGTCGCATCCTGGGACGGCGGCCTGCTGGCCGGCCAGCCCGGCTCGTGCGCGTTCTTCGTCGGCGCCGGCAACTGCCAGGTCAGCGCCAGCAGCGTCAGCGTCGACGCCGACATCCCGTCGGGCGGCGTGATCCAGTTCGCCTGGATGGTCCGCATCGCCGGCGGCCTGGCTGCCGGGACGGTCATCCCGGTCAACCAGACGCTGTTCTACGACACGGACGATGACGGGATCAACGAGAGCTTCCCGCAGGACGCGCTGGGCTTCACGCTCAACTGCTTCCCGACGGTCTGGCCGAACAACCAGCTCGGCAAGCAGGTCCACCTCCCGATCCTGAACTTCCAGGGCCAGGACGACGTCTGCGAGAGCTGGATCGAGGTTCAGAACATCGGTTGCCGGATCGCCAAGGCGGCCCTGGTCACGTGGGGCGAGCCGGGCTTCTGCCCGCCGCAGGCCGCCGGCCCGCTGAAGGTGGAGTGCACCGGCCTCCTGAAGCCCGGCAGCACGTGGAACCTCTACGGCGCGCAGGTTCCGACCGGCTCGAAGAGCGGTATCCTCTTCAAGCTGTCGGCCCGCCAGCTGTCCGAGGACGGCATCGACGTCATCCCCGAGGACGACATCACGGGCGACTACGTCTGCGAAGTCCTCTTCTTCAACGTCGTCGGTGACGCGGACGACTATCGCCGCTTCAAGAAGGCCTACAACGAGGGCCTCGTGTTCGACGGCATCGACATGGTCCGCGCTTCCGGCGACGGCCTGCTCGCGGTCGACGTGCACCGCAGCTGCCCCGGCGACGCGACCCCGGGCGTGGACGTGACGAGCAAGTACAACGGCCTGGCCGGTACGCACCTCGGCACGTACGACGAGGTCTACGGCGGCTACAGCTACTACGTGCCGCTCGTGTACGCCAGCGCCGCTGGCTTCAACACGATCATCTACATCCAGAACGGCGGCCTCATGTGCTCGTCGCTGGAGATCTGGTTCAAGGCCCGCGACGACTGCCTGCGCGCGACGATCTGCGACATCGCGACGCTGGCGCCGGGCGAGACCTACCAGCTGGACGCGAACGACTGCGTCGGCCCGGACTTCCAGGGCAGCGCGTGGATCCGCTCGACCCAGGTGATGGGCATCGCGGTGGACATCATCGGCGGCGACGTCCTGATGACCTACGTCGGCGAGCCGGGTGAGATCAACTACACGTTCGACCCGAACAAGTCGACGACGCGCGACGGGAACCAGGTGGCGTTCGCGCCGCTGACGTACAGCGAGTACCAGGGTTGGGACGCCGGCATCCAGGTGCAGAACCTGAGCGCGGTGTTCGCGGCGAAGGTGAAGATCTACTTCCTGGACCGCGGCGGCGACATCATCACGACGCTGGTGGACTGGGTCTGCCCGCGCGGGAGCCAGACGTTCTTCCTGCCGGTCGTGTTCGACCTGCCGGGGAACTGGGTCGGGAGCGCGCGCGCGGAGAGCCAGGAGTGGATCTCGCCGGGCAGCCCGAACGTGCTCGCGCCGAACATCGTGGGCATCGTGACGCTGATCAAGTACACGGACGTGGCGCGGACCTCGAAGAGCGAGGCGATCGCCTACAACATGCTGCCCGAGCACAAGATCTACGACTGGCAGCTCGGCTTCGGCGGCGGCGGGTTGGATAGCGGCATCGGGCTCATCGCGATCCCGTCGCTGCTGAAGGACCTGGAGAACAGCGGCCTGACGTCGGAGATCGCGATCGCGAACGTCGTACCGAAGCCCGGCTTCACCGACCTCGTGATCTACTTCTACGACCAGAACGGCCTGCTGGACTACGTGTGCCAGAAGCTGAACGAGAAGCAGGTCGAGTACATCGACCTCCAGACGTGGGGCTACATCAGCGACGGCTTCAAGGGCTCGGCGATCATCAGCGCCTGGTTCTGGGAGCACGACGTGTTCGACGACACGGGCTTCTTCCTGCGCAACCTGGTCGGCCTCGGCGCCGTGTCGGTGGAGCGCAAGGGGGACGCACTTGGGCGAGGACGTACCGGGCGACGAGTCGGCGGGTGA
- a CDS encoding DUF11 domain-containing protein, protein MSERRLVRRERIPRPRRAWPSGAGALLGAGSSSRAGRALTAAAVVLVGALSPLVDLPHAAPVRAATVRVVDDDAGCGGLAPCYGTVQAAVDAAQSGDTVRVRPGRYMEAVLVVDKALSFEGPGVGPSPGTPDPARHAIWGTSSGALTVDAFSGDITATAVSGFVFAGVPGARGIALLGRRAGEPGPAGRPVGAVDTRITAAEVRDSSFEHEPPAAARLAGANDAPDARDPAALVAARVGRLQVDDVRMAGASDAAGLVLVDVDQATVRRSTIRDYAAGVRIFESLPPVGRATLVLGGAAADGNRLGGNHGPAIELINTAGSGTTSDVLAGDNDWGVSTAPEIEGSIVDGRDAAGLGRVRWQPPHGVPAAVTLAPTPPQIEADGQARAALVAAVADAVGRPVADGALVSFALVGPGTLQGGGGTAEAEGGAVRRTGEWGVFSATTYGPNSGGSYVRSERPGDALAWAFDAPAALLRLGHGSGADAAVSVAVDDRPAVVLSARGEADTWVDHVIARDLGPGPHVLTATVLTGRIALDALAAGPTTRGGTATAHVVAPAAVGEATVTAVAWGAAGAKSASATIRYVAGLPSAMRLSFGAPRLAVGGRTTSVTAAVEDGLGRPAPDGTVVTFAASGVTLATLTEMTRDGRATVGLTSGDAVGTAVVTATAGAGLVATGTLDIVAGPPAAVEIVPSRPSMTANSRDEALIVVRVRDAFGNPVQDGTGVTGATDLGTLTMHRAVSAGGIVTGVLRAGAAAGTATVRATASDAGGRAEGTAAVAFVAPDVSISKIVEPESVVVPGERITYTVRYRNNGPGTVYGLRIEEPFPQGLLGARIETFGPPLEADPAAEYAFSAPRLTAGQGGSIVISARVDTSLRWGSRFTMTNQVRAFAPGTAERTPADNVAAATIVIAPESVYTLTLTAPETLAVGGASGELVIRAFDKFGRPAQDGTPVSLSAEFGMGTVTPELVTTEHGVARATFVSDRRAGLARVRALTLEGRGAIARIQIMPGPPTLLDLVAGAAAAEVGGATVPVTVTLRDQYGNRAGGEEVRFESDLGVMTPARRFAAPSGVATSTLTTGTRTGLATIVARGAARQARVTLDIRPGPPVTLDLLLAAASAPPGARVHGWATVRDRFANPVPGVVVRFTTDIGRLNRAEGATDDGGRADIEIATTVGDRGSGHVRASVRNGVSLDASAALAVDAARVYLPIGFRTRR, encoded by the coding sequence ATGTCCGAACGCCGCCTCGTCCGCCGCGAACGCATACCTCGACCCCGCCGGGCTTGGCCAAGCGGCGCCGGGGCGTTGCTTGGCGCCGGATCGTCGTCGCGTGCAGGCCGAGCGCTGACGGCGGCGGCGGTCGTCCTCGTCGGCGCGCTCAGCCCGCTCGTCGATCTGCCGCACGCCGCGCCCGTGCGCGCTGCGACGGTCCGCGTCGTGGACGACGATGCGGGCTGCGGCGGCTTGGCGCCGTGCTACGGCACCGTCCAGGCGGCGGTGGATGCGGCGCAGAGCGGGGACACCGTTCGCGTGAGGCCGGGCCGCTACATGGAAGCCGTCCTTGTCGTCGACAAGGCGCTGTCGTTCGAGGGCCCCGGCGTCGGCCCGTCCCCGGGAACGCCTGACCCGGCACGGCATGCGATCTGGGGCACGTCGAGCGGCGCGCTGACGGTGGACGCGTTCAGTGGCGACATCACGGCGACCGCCGTGAGCGGCTTCGTCTTCGCCGGCGTCCCCGGCGCGCGCGGTATCGCGTTGCTCGGACGGCGGGCAGGCGAGCCGGGGCCGGCCGGTCGACCTGTCGGCGCGGTCGACACCCGGATCACCGCGGCCGAGGTGCGGGACTCCTCGTTCGAACACGAACCGCCGGCCGCCGCCCGGCTGGCGGGGGCGAACGACGCGCCGGACGCGCGCGACCCGGCGGCGCTCGTCGCGGCGCGGGTCGGACGGCTCCAGGTGGACGACGTTCGGATGGCGGGCGCTTCGGACGCGGCCGGACTCGTGCTCGTCGACGTCGACCAAGCCACCGTCCGGCGTTCGACGATCCGCGACTATGCGGCGGGCGTGCGCATCTTCGAGTCGCTGCCCCCGGTCGGGCGGGCCACGCTCGTCCTCGGCGGCGCGGCCGCCGACGGGAACCGTCTCGGCGGCAACCACGGGCCGGCGATCGAGCTGATCAACACGGCCGGCTCGGGCACGACGAGCGACGTCCTCGCCGGCGACAACGATTGGGGGGTCTCGACGGCCCCCGAGATCGAGGGCTCGATCGTCGACGGCCGTGATGCCGCCGGGCTCGGGCGCGTGCGGTGGCAGCCGCCGCACGGCGTCCCGGCCGCGGTCACGCTGGCGCCGACGCCGCCCCAGATCGAGGCGGACGGCCAGGCGCGCGCCGCGCTCGTCGCCGCCGTCGCCGACGCCGTCGGGCGGCCGGTGGCGGACGGCGCGCTCGTCAGCTTTGCGCTCGTCGGACCGGGCACGCTGCAGGGCGGCGGCGGGACGGCCGAAGCCGAAGGCGGCGCCGTGCGGCGCACGGGCGAGTGGGGCGTCTTCAGCGCGACGACGTACGGGCCGAACAGCGGTGGGAGCTACGTTCGGAGCGAGCGACCGGGCGATGCGCTGGCGTGGGCGTTCGACGCCCCGGCGGCGCTCTTGCGCCTCGGCCATGGCTCGGGCGCCGACGCCGCCGTTTCCGTCGCGGTCGACGATCGGCCGGCCGTCGTCCTGTCCGCCCGCGGCGAGGCGGACACGTGGGTCGACCACGTGATCGCCCGCGATCTCGGTCCCGGACCGCACGTCCTCACGGCGACGGTGCTGACCGGGCGGATCGCTCTCGACGCGCTGGCCGCCGGGCCGACGACGCGCGGCGGCACCGCCACGGCGCACGTCGTGGCGCCCGCCGCCGTGGGCGAGGCGACGGTGACGGCGGTGGCGTGGGGGGCCGCGGGGGCGAAGAGCGCCAGCGCGACGATTCGGTATGTGGCCGGGTTGCCGTCCGCGATGCGGCTGTCGTTCGGCGCGCCGCGGCTGGCGGTCGGCGGCCGGACGACGTCGGTCACGGCGGCCGTCGAGGACGGGCTTGGACGGCCGGCGCCGGACGGCACGGTCGTGACGTTCGCCGCTTCGGGGGTGACGCTGGCGACCTTGACCGAGATGACGCGCGACGGCCGCGCGACCGTTGGGTTGACGAGCGGCGACGCCGTCGGCACGGCCGTCGTGACGGCCACCGCCGGGGCCGGGCTGGTGGCCACGGGCACGCTCGATATCGTCGCCGGCCCGCCGGCGGCCGTCGAGATCGTCCCGTCCCGCCCTTCGATGACCGCGAACAGCCGCGACGAAGCCTTGATCGTCGTACGGGTGCGGGATGCGTTCGGCAACCCGGTCCAGGACGGGACCGGCGTGACCGGCGCAACGGACCTCGGGACGTTGACGATGCACCGAGCGGTGTCGGCCGGCGGGATCGTGACCGGTGTGCTGCGGGCGGGCGCGGCGGCGGGCACGGCGACGGTGCGCGCGACGGCCTCCGATGCCGGCGGCCGGGCCGAGGGCACGGCGGCCGTGGCGTTCGTGGCGCCGGACGTGTCGATCAGCAAGATCGTGGAGCCGGAGTCGGTCGTCGTCCCGGGCGAGCGCATCACGTATACGGTGCGCTACCGCAACAATGGCCCGGGCACGGTGTATGGCCTGCGGATCGAGGAACCGTTCCCGCAAGGGCTGCTCGGGGCGCGGATCGAGACGTTCGGGCCACCGCTCGAAGCGGACCCGGCGGCCGAGTACGCCTTCAGTGCGCCGCGGCTGACGGCCGGGCAGGGCGGGTCGATCGTCATCAGCGCCCGCGTCGACACGAGCCTGCGCTGGGGCAGCCGGTTCACGATGACGAACCAGGTGCGCGCGTTCGCGCCGGGCACCGCCGAGCGGACACCCGCCGACAACGTTGCTGCGGCGACGATCGTCATCGCGCCCGAGAGCGTGTACACGTTGACGCTCACGGCCCCGGAAACGCTCGCCGTCGGCGGCGCGAGCGGCGAGCTCGTCATCCGGGCGTTCGACAAGTTCGGCCGGCCGGCGCAGGACGGCACGCCGGTGTCGCTGTCCGCGGAGTTCGGGATGGGCACGGTCACGCCCGAGCTCGTCACGACGGAACACGGCGTGGCGCGGGCGACGTTCGTCTCCGACCGGCGCGCCGGGCTGGCGCGCGTGCGCGCGCTGACGCTCGAGGGCCGCGGCGCGATCGCCCGCATCCAGATCATGCCCGGCCCGCCGACGCTCCTCGACCTCGTGGCCGGCGCTGCGGCGGCGGAGGTCGGCGGCGCCACGGTGCCCGTCACGGTGACGCTGCGCGACCAGTACGGCAACCGCGCCGGCGGGGAAGAGGTGCGCTTCGAAAGCGACCTCGGCGTGATGACGCCCGCCCGCCGCTTCGCCGCGCCGTCGGGCGTCGCCACGAGCACGCTGACGACGGGCACGCGGACCGGGCTGGCGACGATCGTGGCGCGCGGTGCGGCGCGGCAGGCCAGGGTGACGCTCGATATCCGCCCCGGCCCGCCGGTCACGCTCGACCTCCTCCTCGCGGCCGCGTCGGCGCCGCCCGGTGCGCGCGTGCACGGCTGGGCGACGGTCCGCGACCGCTTCGCCAACCCGGTGCCCGGGGTCGTCGTGCGGTTCACGACGGACATCGGGCGGCTGAACCGCGCCGAGGGGGCGACGGACGATGGCGGGCGGGCGGACATCGAGATCGCAACCACGGTCGGCGACCGGGGCAGCGGCCACGTGCGGGCGAGCGTCCGCAACGGGGTGTCGCTCGACGCGTCGGCGGCACTGGCGGTGGATGCGGCGCGCGTGTACCTGCCGATCGGATTCCGCACGCGGCGCTGA